The following are encoded in a window of Pecten maximus chromosome 17, xPecMax1.1, whole genome shotgun sequence genomic DNA:
- the LOC117315554 gene encoding uncharacterized protein LOC117315554, translating into MTSIAIQEANAKHINLKFVLTGSCLLRERYRRDVHMHHNRGPSIFYDLATKTERNSNHLDFRMRNRLYADSIPNTGSHTGITVGIVIGTVAVVAAVIAEAN; encoded by the exons ATGACTAGCATTGCTATACAGGAAGCAAACGCGAAGCATATCAATCTTAAATTTGTACTGACCGGAAGTTGTCTCCTTAGAGAACGGTATCGCAGAG ATGTCCATATGCACCATAACAGAGGTCCATCAATCTTTTACGACCTTGCAACAAAAACAGAAAGGAATTCCAATCACTTAGACTTTAGAATG AGGAACAGATTATACGCAGATTCAATTCCTAACACGGGTTCTCACACCGGAATTACTGTTGGTATTGTGATTGGTACTGTGGCTGTAGTCGCCGCTGTTATCGCTGAGGCAAACTAG
- the LOC117315307 gene encoding uncharacterized protein LOC117315307: protein MDPASGFLKDVAQTTVMDILKLNNIRHRHSMGFVVDVSESMADDIRALKETLISKLSSVIGTDNEPDHYVLSTFSDPANRTKVATTADGNELIRWLDNITLVPETDCPDYVMSGILAGM, encoded by the exons ATGGATCCAG CATCAGGGTTTCTGAAAGATGTTGCTCAGACAACCGTTATGGACATTCTTAAACTGAATAACATAAGACACAGACACTCCATGGGATTTGTGGTGGACGTCTCAGAATCTATGGCTGACGATATAAGGGCTTTGAAGGAAACGCTTATCAGTAAATTATCTTCAGTGATTGGAACAGACAATGAGCCAGACCATTATGTTTTGTCGACTTTTAGCGACCCTG CAAACAGAACCAAAGTTGCCACAACGGCTGATGGAAATGAATTGATACGGTGGCTGGACAATATAACTTTGGTACCAGAGACTGACTGCCCGGATTATGTCATGTCCGGAATTCTAGCTggtatgtaa
- the LOC117315308 gene encoding von Willebrand factor A domain-containing protein 7-like, with the protein MAVMFLMLIWSVLTAESGAFKPTIGQGDDPSMYTHESITLEGVERAAAKFLTSSGIYNTSTTDPQILVKEYFGSDTAGYQAYQLRAREFAEAVMKVYKTHLTNPDYTVNSERIVEADRLVKSTRQEIASILSTASLNNSSMNLVVDKVGKCLMIIQSFYSNTNWIEMMVNGRQSYLNFGTLAPFSMNVAKSGTVTCRNCDDSVAK; encoded by the exons ATGGCGGTCATGTTCTTGATGTTGATTTGGTCAGTTTTAACTGCTGAATCTGGCGCGTTTAAGCCGACCATTGGTCAAGGAGATGACCCCTCTATGTACACTCACGAGAGTATTACACTGGAGGGAGTGGAGAGGGCGGCCGCCAAGTTTCTGACTTCAAGTGGAATATATAACACTTCAACGACAGATCCTCAAATCCTTGTCAAGGAATATTTTGGATCAG ATACGGCCGGTTACCAAGCCTACCAGCTAAGAGCTCGGGAGTTTGCAGAAGCCGTAATGAAGGTCTACAAGACACATCTTACCAACCCTGACTACACTGTCAACTCTGAGAGGATAGTGGAAG CTGATAGACTTGTAAAGTCAACTAGACAAGAGATAGCGTCAATCTTATCAACAGCATCGTTAAATAATTCATCGATGAATCTCGTGGTGGATAAAGTGGGGAAATGTTTAATGATCATCCAGTCCTTCTACAGTAACACGAACTGGATAGAGATGATGGTGAATGGTAGACAGTCGTATCTAAATTTCG GAACCCTCGCCCCCTTTAGCATGAATGTTGCCAAGTCCGGAACAGTGACATGCCGTAACTGTGACGACAGTGTCGCTAAGTAA
- the LOC117315553 gene encoding uncharacterized protein LOC117315553 — MSVKNVSLTIDSTDSQRLHIRGTCCQDNFTVNASSLAGLRCETSQGVVAANHEVVDEVVNEEVIEDGSNDAHRNESESNEEPITNTSSNIGLVVGIAVGSAAVIVAVAVGAMIFKACNGKNNKLSQKDTFQNVDMSTPAYNSAKMHYNYRY, encoded by the exons ATGAGCGTTAAAAACGTTTCATTGACCATTGACTCTACCGATAGCCAGCGTTTACATATCAG GGGGACATGTTGTCAAGACAACTTCACAGTGAATGCTAGTTCGTTAGCTGGACTTAGGTGCGAGACGTCACAAGGCGTTGTAGCAGCAAACCACGAAGTTGTAGATGAAGTGGTTAATGAAGAAGTCATAGAGGACGGTTCTAACGATGCACATCGCAAT GAGAGTGAGTCAAATGAAGAGCCTATCACCAACACTAGTTCAAACATTGGACTTGTAGTTGGTATCGCGGTCGGATCTGCAGCTGTCATCGTCGCCGTTGCAGTTGGAGCAATGATATTTAAAGCATGTAACGGGAAAAACAATAAACTGTCACAGAAAGATACATTCCAAAATGTGGACATGTCAACGCCAGCATACAACTCAGCCAAGATGCATTACAATTACAGATATTGA
- the LOC117315309 gene encoding uncharacterized protein LOC117315309, with protein sequence MAVFLLLYIRSFLAVRSVAFKPTIGQGDDPSMYTHESITLEGVDRAAAKFLTSRGIFNTSTTNPKDIVREYFGSDAKGYKDYQERGREFAKAVMSVYRSYRMIPDYTVNSERIREADSLVQTTRLEIAAILSSEKLNNASIELLVDKVGKCLMIIQSFYSNTNWIEINGGEISLNFGTLVPFDMDVVSPETVTCRNCDDNVVNCAG encoded by the exons ATGGCGGTATTTCTGTTGTTGTATATCAGGTCATTCCTGGCCGTTAGGTCTGTGGCTTTTAAGCCGACCATCGGTCAAGGAGATGACCCCTCTATGTATACTCATGAGAGTATTACTTTGGAGGGAGTCGACAGGGCGGCCGCCAAGTTCTTAACATCACGTGGCATATTTAACACTTCAACGACGAACCCTAAAGACATCGTTAGGGAATATTTCGGATCAG ATGCTAAAGGCTATAAGGACTACCAGGAGAGAGGTCGGGAGTTCGCGAAAGCCGTAATGAGTGTCTATAGATCATACCGTATGATCCCTGATTATACTGTCAACTCTGAGAGAATACGTGAAG CGGATAGTCTTGTCCAGACGACACGATTAGAGATAGCAGCCATATTGAGCTCTGAAAAATTAAACAATGCATCAATTGAACTTTTGGTGGATAAAGTGGGGAAGTGTCTGATGATCATCCAGTCCTTCTACAGTAACACAAACTGGATAGAGATAAATGGTGGAGAGATATCGTTAAATTTCG GAACCCTCGTCCCGTTCGACATGGATGTTGTATCGCCAGAAACTGTGACCTGTCGCAACTGCGACGACAATGTCGTTAA CTGCGCCGGTTGA